The following coding sequences are from one Apodemus sylvaticus chromosome X, mApoSyl1.1, whole genome shotgun sequence window:
- the Bex4 gene encoding protein BEX4 yields the protein MASKFKQVILDLTAEKDKKDKKGGKASKQSEEESNHLEEVESKKPGENVRRKVRRLVPNFLWAIPNRHVDHNEGGKEVGKFVVQGTEVKRKSKEQQIKPYRRFRTPEPDNHYDFCLIP from the coding sequence ATGGCGTCCAAATTCAAACAAGTCATACTGGATCTTACTGCGGAGaaagacaaaaaagacaaaaaaggtgGGAAGGCCTCCAAACAAAGTGAAGAAGAATCCAACCATCTGGAAGAGGTTGAAAGCAAGAAGCCTGGGGAAAATGTCAGAAGGAAAGTCAGGCGACTTGTGCCTAACTTTCTATGGGCCATACCTAATAGACATGTTGATCACAATGAAGGGGGAAAGGAGGTTGGGAAATTTGTAGTGCAAGGGACAGAAGTCAAGAGAAAGAGTAAGGAGCAGCAGATAAAGCCTTACAGGCGTTTCCGAACACCGGAACCTGACAATCATTACGACTTTTGCCTCATACCGTGA